Below is a genomic region from Treponema sp. OMZ 798.
AGCGGGTTCTTTCAATACTTAAGATAAAAAACGCGTATTCTTTTCTTGGGGTTTCTGGGAGGGCAAAAGAACTTAAAGGCCTTCCTGAGGCGGCAAAAACCTCGTGAGCTCTTACTATTCTGTATTCGTCATGGACATGAAGCCTTTGGGCCGAGACAGGATCTATTGTTTTTAGCTCATTCAAAAGGACGGCTGCACCCTCTTCCCTTGCGCGTTTTTGAAAGTGATCCCGGATTTTAGGGTCGGCTGTCGGAGTAACGGGAAGCCCATAGATAAAATTCTTTAAGAAAAAGGCCGTGCCTCCCATCAAGACCGGAAGTTTTCCCCTCGCATATATTTCGGGACAAAGCTTATCGGCCTCCCTTACAAAGTCGGCCGTCGAAAATTCTTCTGAGGGCTCTTTTACGGCGATTAAATGATGAGGGAGGTCTTCCAATTCTTCTTTTGAAGGGGAAGCCGAGCCGATATGCAGGTGCCTATACACCTGAACCGAGTCGGCGCTTATAATTTCGGCACAAGATGAAAGAGCCGAAATTTCGCCTTCTTTTGAGAAATCTTTTGAATGTTTATAAGAAAATATTTCGGAAGCTAAGCTTGTTTTCCCCGAAGCCGTTGCTCCGAAAAAAATCAATACAGGAACACGCAAACTTTTAAAGCTGAAATTTTAGTTGAATTCCGGGTGCCGTTCTACCTGATAATTTACCTCGCCGGTAAAAATCTGCTTTGCTCCGGCTGAAACAACCTTGTCTCCGCTTTTTTCGACATTGGGATCTTGAATTTTAGCCAGTTGATAGGCCCTTCTTGTCGATGCGCATGTAATCTCGTAAATATTGTCATCAAACTCGATGAGTTCTTCTAATGGAAATATCATGGAGCTATTCTAACATCATTTACGAAAAAAGTCAATCATTATTGAATTTCGGGCGTTATGTTTCCCATACCGATGACCGAAACATCCTTTGGAATTTCGGGGACGGATAAGACAGGAACCATGGGCATTTCGTATTCGAGGAGTCTCTTTATTAGGAGGCGGCCTTCTTCGGGAACAAGGATGACTGCGATGCCTACAAATTGGGCATTAAAGTTGTTGTATGCAGTTTGAACTGCCCTAAGCCATGCTTTTTTAGATTCAATGTCGATTGCAGGCTGAGGCCCGGTCAGGGTGTCAATACGGCTTGCCAAAACGGTTTGGAAAAAGGCTGAATCTACCATAAAAGCCCGCAGGGCCTTGTCTTCTCCCAAGTATTGCTGAACAATCTGTCTGCCAAGTCTTTGTCTGACTTTTTCGGCGATTATATACATGTCTCCGGTTATGCGTCTATAGTCTGCTATTGTTTCAAGGATGGCAGTTGTGTTGCGTATGGAAACGTTTTCTCTAAGTAAGCACTTAAATACGGTTTGTAAGTCACCCAATGTCAGCTTGTCGTTTGATTGAATTTCATCAACTACGATTGGGTTTAGTTTTTTTGCGGAATCCAAGATGTTGCTTACCATCTGCCTTGAAAGGATATCGTCTGCATGTGTTTTTATAACCTGAGTTAAATGAGTTGCTATTATCGAAGGCGGATCTATTACCGTGTATCCTGCCCTTTCGGCGGCGGCTTGGTTTGCTTCCGAAATCCAGATAGCCGGGAGGCCGAAGGCCGGATCTAAGGTAGGCTCGCCCGGTATTTCATCTTGAACGTTTCCCGGGTTTACCGCGAGGTATGCGCCCATTCTTATCTTTGATCTTGCTACCTCGGCCCCCTGTATCGTGATACAATATTCATCGGGGGGAAGATTCATAGCATCCATCATTCTGATAACCGGCATTACAAGGCCTGTTTCGAGGGCTATTTCTTTTCGTATTCGTTTTACTCTGGGCACAAGATCGGAGCCTCTTTTTTCATCGACCAGAGGAATAAGGCCGTATCCGAACTGTAAGGATAGATCGTCATAGGGGCTTACAGCCTTGGTATCATCCGTTTCGGTT
It encodes:
- the miaA gene encoding tRNA (adenosine(37)-N6)-dimethylallyltransferase MiaA, with product MRVPVLIFFGATASGKTSLASEIFSYKHSKDFSKEGEISALSSCAEIISADSVQVYRHLHIGSASPSKEELEDLPHHLIAVKEPSEEFSTADFVREADKLCPEIYARGKLPVLMGGTAFFLKNFIYGLPVTPTADPKIRDHFQKRAREEGAAVLLNELKTIDPVSAQRLHVHDEYRIVRAHEVFAASGRPLSSFALPETPRKEYAFFILSIERTRSLLYERIEKRVDAMFAEGLYDEVKKLYEMGYTGESPGLKAIGYREFFDENNRLKPESALEEVSALIKRNTKHYAKRQETFFKAIPNVHRYFIEDEAEILRLYRDICGFYGKRRIS
- a CDS encoding DNA-directed RNA polymerase subunit omega — protein: MIFPLEELIEFDDNIYEITCASTRRAYQLAKIQDPNVEKSGDKVVSAGAKQIFTGEVNYQVERHPEFN
- the flhA gene encoding flagellar biosynthesis protein FlhA, whose protein sequence is MAENRFFKEVPNSLVAIGAIMVIFVIIIPLPTALLDFFMALNLIFSLIILLIVLFVDKPTEFTVFPSLLLVSTIFGLALNVSSTRLILTYGEAFDGKMIAAFSKFVIGSSGNQGLVIGFVVFIILIAVQAFVITKGATRIAEVAARFALDFNNTRSMSIEAEYNAGVITEAEARKKKEDLQRSTDFYGAMDGASKFVSGNVKIGIFITVLNIVAGLIVGIIFRQEAFGKALQMYTRFTIGDGLLAQLPSLFISVATGLVVTRSASTGSFGKDITDQFARNSTVYYIAAVTLTVMAVLPGFPSIILILIALSLAFLGWRLQTTRVTRAQKEQAAKEAQAASEKAAKTETDDTKAVSPYDDLSLQFGYGLIPLVDEKRGSDLVPRVKRIRKEIALETGLVMPVIRMMDAMNLPPDEYCITIQGAEVARSKIRMGAYLAVNPGNVQDEIPGEPTLDPAFGLPAIWISEANQAAAERAGYTVIDPPSIIATHLTQVIKTHADDILSRQMVSNILDSAKKLNPIVVDEIQSNDKLTLGDLQTVFKCLLRENVSIRNTTAILETIADYRRITGDMYIIAEKVRQRLGRQIVQQYLGEDKALRAFMVDSAFFQTVLASRIDTLTGPQPAIDIESKKAWLRAVQTAYNNFNAQFVGIAVILVPEEGRLLIKRLLEYEMPMVPVLSVPEIPKDVSVIGMGNITPEIQ